A single region of the Streptomyces virginiae genome encodes:
- a CDS encoding LysM peptidoglycan-binding domain-containing protein: MGLFDFLKSDKHKAHDATEKAKEQVQQQAGETRRPPAGSAADAASATRATAERMAAAAPPRPVPATPTPTSAAHKAVPAAPRPTAMPKPGAFSPAAPGAMHTPTPHSAAHKAVPAAPTRGPGSAAKKRTYTVRAGDSLPAIARKELGNEARWREVYAMNRGAVGPNPDLIRPGTVLTLPG; encoded by the coding sequence ATGGGACTCTTCGACTTCCTGAAGTCCGACAAACACAAGGCGCACGACGCCACCGAGAAGGCGAAGGAGCAGGTGCAGCAGCAGGCGGGCGAGACGCGGAGGCCGCCCGCGGGGTCGGCGGCCGACGCCGCGTCGGCCACCCGGGCCACCGCCGAGCGCATGGCCGCGGCGGCGCCGCCCAGGCCCGTCCCCGCGACCCCGACCCCCACGTCCGCGGCGCACAAGGCGGTGCCCGCCGCCCCCCGGCCGACCGCGATGCCCAAGCCCGGGGCCTTCTCCCCCGCCGCGCCGGGCGCCATGCACACGCCGACCCCGCACTCGGCCGCGCACAAGGCGGTACCGGCGGCCCCGACGCGGGGGCCCGGGTCCGCCGCCAAGAAGCGCACGTACACCGTCCGGGCCGGCGACTCGCTCCCCGCGATCGCCCGTAAGGAACTGGGCAACGAGGCCCGCTGGCGTGAGGTCTACGCGATGAACAGGGGAGCCGTCGGCCCCAATCCCGACCTCATCCGTCCGGGCACGGTGCTCACCCTCCCCGGCTGA
- a CDS encoding AfsR/SARP family transcriptional regulator, whose translation MLLLEAGRVVPVARLVEATWEKDPPVTAAHQVRKAVADLRRRVPTGTEVIATDGPGYRVVVADDQVDLLEFDALTRAAGQALREGERSAAAEALRSALALWRGSVLSGTGGPIIEAAATALEERRLAAAEQFFDLCLALGESGELISGLRALITQHPLRETLRGQLMLALYRSGRQAEALKEYGEVRELLVDELGIDPGPRLAKLYEAILRDSPELAAPERPAPVTVAPVRPVPEPAAAADPAPEPDPAVTEASEGAAPEAPARTEADREGEPGTRTTPVDAPCTLPYDLPDFTGRAKELAELFDYVQDEGRGSERYARIVAIDGMGGMGKTTLAVRAAHRLADRYPDGQLHIDLHGFTPGREPVTPAAALDGLLRTLGTPGDRIPEDLEGRTAVWRSKLDGRRMLLLFDNAVDAAQIRPLLPASPGSLALITSRGRLLDLDGVEWVSIGMMEPEDSTSLMAETLGATRVAAEPGASAELAELCGHLPLALRIATARLRNRPRWTVRYLVERLRDEKRRMDELSSGERSVAATLRLSYLAMDEEYRTAFRILSLYPCAGTDVHSAAALLGTTVRDAEDALEFLLDVHLVQQPDIGLYTFHDLVRSFAQSLRGPATADDDAAAVERLLSYYMTTSDAACEMLFPGRERRPTGISPYQGERPRFRDAEQAVSWFDREQAGLLAAVSLAERSGHDRYAACLSRNIGFHLHSHGQLDEFWSVGHLAVAAARRLDDPALLGISLANLGAACWKLGRFEEGLEVAREARDTAVRAGDRHTEANSESTIGLLLSMLGRYGEALPLLERSVTAARELGNLRAESESLTTLSTLYERWGRYPEAAAAARRAIEIDRDLGYRSNEIMALADLAFAQVGLGEYADADAGLKRARDLCDETRSPGDVALVLALSAQVAHERGDAAQARAFAERSLSLGRTSGAPIRLAKVENVLGRLHRAWGEHEVALDLHAHAHKLAEPMSFRAEEASALVGMVHAAEALGDLSAAAGYRVAAEGLFDFMGLPAHRRAY comes from the coding sequence ATGTTGCTCCTCGAAGCGGGTCGGGTGGTGCCCGTGGCCCGCCTCGTCGAGGCGACCTGGGAGAAGGACCCGCCGGTGACCGCGGCGCACCAGGTCCGCAAGGCGGTCGCCGACCTGCGGCGGCGCGTACCCACCGGCACCGAGGTGATCGCCACCGACGGGCCGGGATACCGCGTGGTGGTGGCGGACGACCAGGTCGACCTGCTGGAGTTCGACGCCCTGACCAGGGCGGCGGGCCAGGCCCTGCGCGAAGGCGAGCGGTCCGCGGCCGCCGAGGCACTGCGGTCCGCGCTCGCGCTGTGGCGGGGGTCGGTGCTGTCCGGCACCGGTGGACCGATCATCGAGGCCGCGGCGACCGCGCTGGAGGAACGCCGGCTGGCCGCCGCCGAACAGTTCTTCGACCTGTGCCTCGCCCTGGGCGAGAGCGGCGAGCTCATCTCGGGCCTGCGCGCCCTGATCACCCAGCACCCGCTGCGGGAGACGCTGCGCGGCCAGCTGATGCTCGCCCTGTACCGCTCCGGGCGACAGGCCGAGGCGCTCAAGGAGTACGGGGAGGTCCGCGAGCTGCTCGTGGACGAGCTCGGGATCGACCCCGGCCCCCGGCTGGCCAAGCTGTACGAGGCGATCCTGCGGGACAGCCCCGAGCTGGCCGCGCCCGAACGACCGGCGCCGGTCACGGTGGCGCCCGTACGTCCGGTGCCCGAACCGGCGGCCGCCGCGGATCCGGCACCCGAACCGGACCCTGCCGTGACCGAGGCGTCCGAGGGCGCGGCGCCCGAGGCCCCGGCCCGTACCGAGGCGGACCGGGAAGGGGAGCCGGGGACGCGCACCACGCCGGTCGACGCCCCGTGCACCCTGCCCTACGACCTGCCCGACTTCACCGGCCGCGCCAAGGAGCTGGCCGAGCTCTTCGACTACGTGCAGGACGAGGGCCGCGGCAGCGAGCGCTACGCCCGGATCGTGGCCATCGACGGCATGGGCGGCATGGGCAAGACCACCCTGGCGGTGCGCGCCGCGCACCGGCTGGCCGACCGGTATCCCGACGGGCAGCTCCACATCGACCTGCACGGATTCACCCCGGGCCGCGAGCCCGTGACGCCGGCCGCCGCGCTCGACGGGCTGCTGCGGACCCTCGGTACGCCGGGCGACCGGATTCCCGAGGACCTGGAGGGGCGCACCGCCGTGTGGCGCTCCAAGCTGGACGGCCGGCGGATGCTGCTCCTGTTCGACAACGCGGTCGACGCGGCGCAGATCAGGCCGCTGCTGCCGGCTTCGCCCGGCTCCCTCGCCCTGATCACCAGCCGCGGCCGGCTGCTGGACCTCGACGGGGTCGAGTGGGTGTCGATCGGGATGATGGAGCCCGAGGACAGCACCAGCCTGATGGCGGAGACCCTCGGGGCCACCCGGGTGGCGGCCGAGCCGGGGGCCTCCGCCGAACTGGCCGAACTGTGCGGGCACCTGCCGCTGGCGCTGCGGATCGCGACCGCCCGACTGCGCAACAGGCCGCGCTGGACGGTGCGTTACCTGGTCGAGCGGCTGCGCGACGAGAAGCGCCGGATGGATGAGCTGAGTTCGGGGGAGCGCAGCGTCGCGGCGACGCTGCGCCTGTCCTACCTGGCGATGGACGAGGAGTACCGGACCGCGTTCCGCATCCTCAGCCTGTACCCGTGCGCCGGGACCGATGTCCATTCGGCGGCGGCGCTCCTCGGGACGACCGTCCGGGACGCCGAGGACGCCCTGGAGTTCCTGCTCGACGTGCATCTGGTCCAGCAGCCCGACATCGGCCTCTACACCTTCCACGACCTGGTGCGCAGTTTCGCCCAGAGCCTGCGGGGTCCGGCAACGGCGGACGACGACGCGGCGGCGGTCGAGCGGCTGCTCAGCTACTACATGACGACCTCGGACGCGGCCTGCGAGATGCTGTTCCCAGGCCGTGAGCGCCGCCCCACCGGCATCTCGCCGTACCAGGGCGAACGCCCGCGCTTCCGGGACGCCGAGCAGGCCGTGAGCTGGTTCGACCGGGAGCAGGCGGGCCTGCTGGCGGCCGTGTCCCTGGCCGAGCGGTCCGGCCACGACCGGTACGCGGCCTGCCTGAGCCGCAACATCGGCTTCCACCTGCACTCGCACGGGCAGCTCGACGAGTTCTGGAGCGTCGGCCACCTCGCGGTGGCGGCGGCCCGCCGACTCGACGATCCGGCGCTCCTCGGCATCAGCCTGGCGAATCTGGGCGCGGCCTGCTGGAAGCTGGGCCGCTTCGAGGAGGGGCTGGAGGTCGCCCGTGAGGCGCGCGACACCGCGGTCCGCGCCGGGGACCGGCACACCGAGGCGAACAGCGAATCGACCATCGGGCTGCTGCTGTCGATGCTCGGGAGGTACGGGGAGGCCCTCCCCCTGCTGGAGCGGTCCGTGACGGCGGCCCGGGAACTGGGCAATCTGCGCGCGGAGTCGGAGAGCCTGACCACCCTCAGCACGCTGTACGAGCGGTGGGGCCGCTATCCGGAGGCGGCCGCGGCCGCCCGCCGGGCGATCGAGATCGACCGCGACCTCGGCTACCGCAGCAACGAGATCATGGCCTTGGCCGACCTGGCCTTCGCGCAGGTGGGGCTCGGGGAGTACGCGGACGCCGACGCCGGCCTCAAACGCGCCCGCGACCTGTGCGACGAGACCAGGTCGCCGGGTGACGTGGCCCTGGTGCTGGCGTTGTCCGCCCAGGTCGCGCACGAGCGGGGCGACGCCGCGCAGGCCCGCGCGTTCGCCGAGCGCTCCCTGTCCCTGGGCCGCACCAGCGGCGCCCCGATCCGGCTCGCCAAGGTGGAGAACGTGCTCGGCCGGCTCCACCGGGCGTGGGGGGAGCACGAGGTGGCGCTCGACCTGCACGCGCACGCCCACAAGCTCGCGGAGCCGATGAGCTTCCGCGCCGAGGAGGCGTCCGCGCTGGTGGGCATGGTCCATGCGGCCGAGGCGCTCGGGGATCTTTCGGCCGCGGCCGGGTACCGGGTGGCCGCCGAGGGGTTATTCGACTTCATGGGTCTGCCGGCGCACCGCCGGGCGTACTGA
- a CDS encoding DUF5324 family protein, whose product MTGKESMRLAAESARESVRHATEVVAPYAESAKEAAVHYAQEANERLAPKVSYAATSAAQHARSTYDCHLHPRLKAARAHVPPPVDRAATQARRAARQAAEYTQPKIESAIAAATPVAEEAASRSTAAIAALRGQVTAKEVQKLVRRHHRRERNGKILRGVALVGVLAAAAFAAWKWWDQQSNPDWLVEPPAATELSARDAAPTGFDEELAEKEREAESGPDDRQL is encoded by the coding sequence GTGACCGGCAAGGAGAGCATGCGCCTGGCAGCCGAGAGCGCCAGGGAGAGTGTGCGGCACGCGACGGAAGTGGTGGCACCGTACGCGGAATCCGCCAAGGAAGCCGCGGTGCACTACGCCCAGGAAGCGAACGAGCGGCTGGCACCCAAGGTGTCGTACGCGGCGACCAGCGCCGCCCAGCACGCCCGTTCGACCTACGACTGCCATCTGCATCCCCGGCTCAAGGCGGCGCGGGCCCATGTGCCGCCGCCCGTCGACCGGGCGGCGACGCAGGCGCGCCGGGCGGCACGGCAGGCCGCCGAATACACCCAGCCGAAGATCGAGAGCGCGATCGCGGCCGCCACACCGGTGGCCGAGGAGGCCGCGTCCCGGTCGACGGCCGCCATCGCGGCGCTGCGCGGCCAGGTGACCGCCAAGGAAGTGCAGAAGCTGGTGCGACGTCATCACCGACGCGAGCGCAACGGAAAGATCCTGCGCGGTGTCGCACTGGTCGGCGTACTGGCGGCGGCCGCCTTCGCGGCGTGGAAGTGGTGGGACCAGCAGTCGAATCCGGACTGGCTCGTCGAACCGCCGGCGGCCACCGAGCTGTCGGCGCGCGACGCGGCGCCGACCGGCTTCGACGAGGAGCTGGCCGAGAAGGAGCGCGAGGCCGAATCGGGCCCCGACGACAGGCAACTCTGA